In the genome of Bremerella sp. P1, the window CGTCATATCGGTAAGTTCGAGCAGTGCAACGGCGGCACGATCTTCCTGGACGAAATTGGAGACATGTCTCCGTCGACCCAGAGTAAGGTGCTGCGGCTGCTGCAAGAGCAGAAGTTTGAGCGTGTGGGTGGTACCGAAACAATCGAGACCGACGTGCGGATCATCTCGGCAACCAATCGCGACCTGGAGCAGATGATCGAAGATGGCGAGTTCCGACTCGACCTTTATCACCGGCTCAATACGTTCCAAATCAATTTGCCTCCGCTACGCGAGCGGGGAGACGACGTCCGGCTGCTCTTGGAACATTTCCTGTCACGTTTCAACAAGGCGCTCAACAAGCAGGTCTCAGGCATCTCGGACGATGCGGTCAATTTGCTGTTGGGGTACTCGTGGCCGGGTAACATTCGCGAACTTCAGGCGGTTCTGCGGAAGGCCATGCTGATGGCGATGGGGCCAGTCTTGGTGCCTGAGTTCTTCCCAGCTGAACTGCATGAGAATGGCTCGGCGGAAGCACCGATCAGTGCGGAATCGACCGAGTCTGACTCCGGCTCTGATTTTCGCAGGTTCCTGCGAACGCTTGAGGCCTCGGACTCGACCGAGATGTATGCCGAAGCATTGGAGTGGATGGAGCGACAGCTCCTCACGCGGGTGCTTACGGTGACCGAAGGAAATCAGTCGAAAGCGGCTGAGAAGTTGGGGATTACCCGAGGTAGCCTGCGTAATAAGATCCGATCGCTCAATATTTCGATCGATCACGTCATCAATTCAGATGACTAGCTAAACGGCATCTGCGATGCCCGGCTTTCGTTCTTCGTCGCCGAGCACTTTCCGAAGCGGCTCAAGCTTTCGCGCACGTCCAGCAAATGATCAAGCTGACGTGCCAGGCGGCGTCGCCATCTGATGTCGGTGACTTGATCAATCAGAACCCGAAAGCGACGAATCATGCGGTCTTCGATCTGAATAATTTCACAGAGAAGTAGCTGAGACTTCGAGAAATCGCCGAACTTCCGCAGGCGTGCTCCCAGCGAATAGATCTGATTCAAGAAGGGAGAGGGTTGGCTTTCCGTTTCCTGCGACGAGGAGCCGGACATTGCCCTGAGTTGCGTCTCGACGGCACCATGTTCGCTGGCAAGCGTGTAGAGCTTTCGAGCGACATCCGTGTCAGTTACCTTGCCGGCCGAGTCAACGAGCACCATCTGAAACTCGTGCAGCCCTTGAATCACCTCCGCCACGATAGGCGGAACGTTGTTTCGATCAGTAGCGTGCGCGTCCATGATATTCTCAATGACTTAGGTCTGTTGCTGATGAGGACCACCTAATACGACGAACATTCGTAATGGGGTGGGGGTTGTTGACTCCTAGAAAGTGTGTTCCGTCCAAATGTAGAACCGGTTGAACCGGGAGGGTTGTAACACCAACCCTCCCGACCGATTTTACGTTAGGATACCGGGCGACGGACGGCACCCGAAACCAAGCTGATCAGGAACAAAACGAGAAAGACGAAGAACAGAATCTTCGCGATACCAGTGGCCGCACCGGCAACACCACCGAAACCAAGGACAGCAGCAATCAGTGCGATCACGAGAAACATAATGGCCCAACTTAACATGGCTCAATTCCTTATAGGGAAGAAGTGTTTGTTCTTTGTAAGCCGGCGAGCTTGTGATTCTCATTCCGACTTAGTTCTGCCAAACACTAATTGCAGATAGCGTGCCAAAGATGTTTCATGAGCCGGATCGCCCTTGAAAACCGGGGCAAATCCACGATGAGACTGTTCTAGCTGGTAATTATACACCTCAGGTGGTCGAGAAGGCGCCAAAAATGCGCTCAGAATGGTCTGGGACAAACCAAAGCGTTACGGGCGATAGTTCTGCAACGCCGTGTCGAGACACTCCATCTCGCTCTTGAGAAGCTTTAACGCGTCGGCAGCTTTGGCAAGCTCTTGGTTCTTGCCAATCCGTTCCAGGCTGTGCGAAGCGTTGACAACCCGCTGGGCTCCGAGATTCGAGGCCAGCCCTTTCAGGTTATGGGCCGCACGATGAAGATCGCCGGTTGATTGGCTTTGAATGGCTTCTTCAATTTGCAGGAGAAGCTGCTTGGCGTCTTCGTCGTAGTAGACGATGAATTCCTGGAAGAGCTCGGCATCGTCCCCCAGGCGTTTCATCGCACCTGCGTAGTCGATGATCGGCGTCGAACGGGTACCGAAGCTCTCTTCGCGTTCCTCTTCCGGATCATCCGATTTGGGAGAGTATCGATCTTCGGCCACGCTTTCGATTAGCCCTAGCAATTGCTTGACGTCGAGCGGCTTGGCGACGTACGCGTCCATGCCGGCTTCGAGGCACTTTTCGCGGTCGCCTCGCATGGCATGCGCGGTCATTGCGATGATCGGCGTGTTGCTGTCCGCGCCGCGTTCGAGTGCTCGAATCACGCTGGTCGCCTGAAAGCCGTCCAGGATGGGCATCTGCACGTCCATCAGCACAACATCAAACGGTTGCTGCTTGAACAACTCGACCGCCTCGCGCCCATTCTGAGCGACGGTGACGCTGTGCCCTCGCTTCTTGAGCATCGTCGTGACGACCTTTTGATTGGCCGGCGTATCTTCGGCCAAAAGCACCGACAGGGAAGCCAGCGGTACTCCACTTCCTGCCGGAGGTGCTGGCGCGGCCGATTGCGGCGTGGTGAGTCGCATGGCCCGCAAGATCGAACGAATCAGGTCGGTCTGCGTGACCGGCTTCTGAACAAATGCCGCAATCTCGGTCGATGCCTCGTTCTCTTTAAACTCGCGACGGTCTGCCGAAGAGACCATCAAGATGACCGGCGACTCAGAATCGGGACGAAGCTTGCGAACCTCGCGCGAAAGCTCGTACCCGTCCATGCCAGGCATCAGGGCATCGACAATGATCAAGGGAAACGACATGTTGTTGTCGAGGTTCTGCTGCAGAATCCCGATCGCTTGCTGGGCATCGTTCGCCGTGAGCGGTTTCATGCCCCAAGTCGTCAACGTTTCGGCAATGATCTTGCGATTGGTCGCGTTGTCATCGACCACCAGTACCGGCAAGTCGCGCAGCTTATCAAACGGCAGCGAATCGATCGTATCCATGTTCTGGCTAACAGGCAGATCGAACGAAAGACGGAACGAAAAGTGGCTTCCCTCGCCGAGCTCACTTTGCAGAGAGAGTCGGCCACCCATCATTCGCAGTAATTCCGAGCTGATCGCCAAACCCAGGCCGGTACCACCGTGCACACGTGTCGAAGATGAATCGACCTGCGTGAACGGTTCAAGGATGCGCTGTTGTTCTTCGACCGGAATGCCAATGCCGGTGTCTCGGATCGAAAAGCGGAAGCGTGCTTCATCGGGCCAGATCCGCACGACCTCGACCGCCACGACCACTTCACCTTGTTCGGTGAATTTGATCGCATTGCTAATCAAGTTGGTGAGGACCTGCCGTAGTCGGATACCATCCCCGATCACTTCGCGCGGAAGATCACGCGGAATACGGCATACCAGTTCCAACCCTTTGGCGAACGCCTGGCTAGAGAGTGTCTTGATCGATTCTTCGACGATGTCGGCCAGGTTGAAATTCTCTTTGACGATCGAGAACTTGCCGGACTCGAGCTTCGAGAAATCGAGGATGTCGTTCAACAGAGTCAGCAGCGAATGGGCCGAATCGTTGGCCGTTGTCAAATAGTCGCGTAGCTGCGGTGTCAGCTCTTCGTCCAAGGCCATCGAGGTCATCCCGATGATGGCATTCATCGGGGTGCGAAGTTCGTGGCTGACATTGGCGAGGAACTCCGCTCGCGTGCGACTGGCACGAATGGCCGAGTCGCGGGCACGCTGTAGTTCTTCTTCGGCACGGCGACGCTCGGTAATGTCGCGTTCGATGGTCGAGGAACCAACGACCTGGCCTGTCGAGTCGACGACCGGAGACATGGTCACGCTCACGGCGATCTTACGGCCATCCTTGCGGACACGGACCGTTTCGAACTCTTCCAGGCGTCGTCCCAGTGTGATGGCTTCCAGGATCTCTGGTTCTTCATCTTCCTGGTCTTCGGGGAGGATGATTCCGGTTGTTTGACCGACCGCCTCTTCGGCCGAGTAACCATAGACGAGTTCCGCACCGTAATTCCAACTGGTGATGCGTCCGCCAAGCGACTTGCCGATGATCGCGTCGTACGACGAGTCAACAATCGCGGCCAGCCGGGCCCGCTGCTGTTCAAACCGCCGTGATTGGGCGATCTTACCCATCTCGACGCCGACGCGCCGCACGATGTCGAGTAGGGCCTGGTCTTGCTCAACCTTTTCGGTGTGGAAGAACTCGAGAATGGTGACGACATCCCCGTCGGCAATCACAGGGAAGCCAAACGCACTGCGGATCGGAATGCCTTCGTACGATCGCATGCGGATCATCGCTGAGATCTCGGCTTCTTCCATCCAGACTGGTTCGCGTCGTTTCCAGATGGTGCCTGGCAGCCCTTCGCCGTAACGAAAATGAGTCGCTTGAGTCTTTTCGACGAAGTCCGAGATATCGTGCTCGGAATCGGTATGCCAGATATGGGACGACGAAAGCATCAGTCCCGAATCGTAAGGCATCCAGACATGGCCAAAGGGCCACTTGATCTGAGTACAGATCAGGTTCAAGAGCCGTTGCAGCGATTCGACGAATGTTTCTGAGGTAACGGCGTGCGAAGTCGCTTGGGTAAGGAGTTCAGCTTCCAGCAACTTCTTACTGTGAATCTCTTCTTCCTGTCGCCACTCGGTAATATCGCGAACGAAGGCGTTGAAATAGATTTGGCCACCGATCGAAACACGACTGAGCGAGAGTTCGACCGGCAACAGTTTGCCGTCTGCCCGGCGAGCAACGAGTTCAATACGCTGCCCGCTACTTTCTGTGTCGGTAAGCGTCCGAAGACTCGAGATGATCTCTTGCAAGTCTTCTGTCTTGAAGAGGTCGGTCAGGCGAAGACGCGAAAGCTGTTCAGGCCAGAGAAACGTAATGTTGGCTTGGGCATTCCAATCGACGATCGCGCCGGCATCGTCGATGGCAATGATGGCATCGGGGGATGCGTCAAGAATAGACCTCAGCCGTTCGTCCCATAGTCTTCCGGTGGGAGTGTTTAACGACATCGGGGCCTCTGACCTAACTCTTTTAGTGTCCAACACTAGCTATCCAATATCCTGATGGATCGTTCCGTCGATGGGACAGGCTTGCTAGTTGTTCATTCTCAGTCGCATGACCTTACCATTTCCGCTCGTCTTTGAAACCATGACTGAATGGACTCACAGCAAGGGAAATGTTGTCTAGAGTGATGCGTCCTATCAGAACAACAAGATGAGAAGAAGCACAATGACCAGGATGGTGGCAATGCCGCCGCTTGGTGCGTAACCCCAACTTCGGCTGTGAGGCCAGTACGGAATCGCTCCGAGAAGAATCATGATCAAAACAATCAAAAGGACTATTTCTAGCAGACCCATAGCGGCATCTCCTGCATGTTTGGTGTTAATTTGGACAGGGTTAAATACGTAAAGCAAAAGGTGTACCAAAACCCCGTGGTCCTCCGTAAATACCCGTGATTCAACGGTTTGTCAGGGCACTTGGTGAGATAAATCACACCAAAAGGGGCTCAATTGATCGAATAGAAATCAGACTGGCTCGAAACAAATCGTTCGGGTCGATTTGCTGGTCGGTATATAGGAACAGATTCCCATTTTGGTTCTAAACCGCGGCTTTGGCATGCGACCTGCGTTACTGTTGGGTGCCATGCTTGCGATTGGCTTCGTTTTGGCAATGCCAACGACCAATCAGGGCAAATGAGTCAACCACGTATTTAAGGAACCAAAACGATGAAGAATCGGAATAAAGGTAATGCTGTTGCTGGAGTCCTGGCTGTGATCGCTGTCCTCGCTATCTTGTTCGCCGGTCTCGGTGTGACGTTTGGCTGGGTCACCATGAGTGACTCGCCTGACAAGAGCACCATCGAGCTCAACAAGACCGAGTTGAAAGAAGACACCGACAAGGCGGTAGAGGCTACCGAGAAGTTCATCAAGGATTCGGCTGAGTCGGTCGAAGAGGCAACGCAGGATGCTGCGGAAAGCATCCAGGAAGGATCGGAAGAAGCGGCTGACAATCTTGAAGAAGCCGCCGACACCGTAGAGGAAGAAACCGATAAGGCTGCCGACAAAGCACCTGAAGAAGATAAGCAGAAAGAGGTAAGCCCTCCAGCTGAAGAAACGGAATCGAAGCCCGTTGATTCGGAAGAAGACGCTTCGTAGTGCAGGCCTTGCCAAGTAGGTCTATTCCATAACGGCTGACGCCGCTGGATGACATTTATGTGGGGTATCGATTACCAAATCGATACCCCATTTTTGTTATGTGGTTGCCTTCTTGCGACCAACCCGTTCAACACACGATCAGCTACTCTCTGAATGCGAAGCAATCGCGTACGAATTCTTCGACTGGCATGCTGATTGCATTAGTGAGAAGTACTTCTCGGATTGTCCAAGAAGAGTCGCCGATCGGCGAATAGCCAAATTATCGGTGCTTAAGAGGGAGAGAGACATGTCACTGGAAACCAAAACAAAACTAACGTCCGAGACGATCTCGATCGTACAGGAACTGGTCAAGATTAACGTCGACAGTCGAGACACGTTTCAGGAACTAGCCGACGCAACGGGAAACGCTTCCGTCGCAATCATGTTTCGTGAGCTTGCCAGTGAGCGAAATCGAAATGTGGCCGAGCTTGAGTCGCTATTGAATTTCAATCGTGAAAAGCCTGACGAGTCGGCCAGCGTCGCCGCGACTTACCATCGTATTGTGATCGGTCTGCGAAGTGCGCTCGGAGCAGGTACCGCCACCATGCTGAGCGAAGCCGAATCGGCCGAAGACAAGATTCAAAACAAATATGAAGAGGTCCTGAAACGCGAGCCTGGCTCGGCAGTCAGCGACATTCTTCAGCGCCAATACAGTGCTGTTCGAGCGGCTCATGATCGAGTGCGTGCCATCCGGGATGCACACCGCCGAGCAACCTAAAACTGGGGATCGGAATTCCCGCGTGTAATTACCTTGAAATCGACCTTTTTACGAAGGACTTTTACCAATGACTGCAGTTGCTAAGAACGAAGGTACAGCTGACATTATTCGTATTTTGTTGGCCATCATCCTCCCGCCAGTTGGTGTCTTCTTTGAAGTGGGGCTGGGCCTGCACTTCTGGCTGAACATCTTGCTGACGCTGTTCGGTTATATCCCCGGTATCATCCACGCCGTCTGGGTAATCTTGCGTAAATAATCGCTGAGACAAAACGGACAACGCCCATGCTTCGCTGAACATCCGCAGCCGAGGCATGGGCGTTTCTATTTCTTGAGAGCGAAGACTAACCGCCGGTGAAATACTGCTTGCTGTAGATCGGCAGATGGCGGTAGTAGACTTCCAGCATGTACGTGCACAGGCAAGTCATGAACAGGCGGCCTGCTTTCACCCCGTTATCATCGCGCGCCGGATCCCAGCTTCCTTTCTCACGGCCCCGTTTCTCTTGGTTTTCGGGAATGATCTGCCGCATGTCCTTGTTCCAGTTCCGCCACGCATCGCCTTCCAGGTGATGGGCTACCTGGGTGGCGTAGTACCAGTAATAGACGTCCGGCTCTTCCCACTTAATGGGATTATCCAGCAGGTAATCCATTCCCTCGACCAGTCGCGGGTCGTCCTGGTTCCAGCCTCGATACTGCCGACAGAGAAGTCCTTCGGCGGTCATTGTCGGCGTTGCTTTCTCAGCACGAGAGTCGCGATATTGATAGCGACTTCCGAGGGCAAACTCTTGCCCCTCCATCGGCTTCGAGGCGACCGTCCCGAGAAACTTGTCGACGTTCACCAGTGCATCTTCAGGAACATCGAGCTTTCCCATGCGAGCACTTTGCAGGGCCATGAGGAACCAACCGGTGACCGATAGATCGGACTCAATACCAGGCGTGTACCGCCAACCCCCTTCGGGAGCTTGCCACTGAAGGCAATAGTTGATCGCCGCTTGGGCCTTCGGTTTCAGCTCGGGATCGGCCGTCATCGCGTAAAGTTCGCAGAGAGCGATCGTCGCTTGAGCCTGGGTGTACGGCCGATGTTGATTCGGAATCGAACCTCCCTGCAGAAAGCTTCCGTCGGCATCAAGCTGTCGAAACAGATATTTCCAACCCTTTTCGACCGTCGCGGCATGCGTGCCAGCTCGATCGGTGTGACCGGCACCTTGGAAAGCGAGCAGCGCCATCGCGGTGGCGGAAACCTTGTTCTCGATACTCGAGCCATCTTCGTAGTCGCCCTTCAAGCTCCACGAACCGTCCTTCATCTGGTGGCGCTTCAGCCAATCGAGCGCGTCGGCGACGGCCTGCTCGGTCGTGGCGTTGCCACCATACGCTTTCAGCAGGACGCGTCGCGTGGCCCCGTCGCCCCGAGCTTTCAAGTCGACGCCAGGCGTGTCTCGCTCGTCCAGTTTGGCAGCCTCGGTACCGATCAGCTCGACGTTCATCAGCGACTTCGGCATCGGCATCTCGTTAGAATCGATCAGCGTCTCGAGCGCCCCGGAATTGGCATCGACTTCAAACTCTTCGGTATCCAGCACCAGGATATCGTGTTCGAGTTGCTCGCCCAGTTCCTCGGAATAGGTAGCTTCGACCGTGTGCGTTTCCTCGTGATACGTTGCCACTGTGAAAAGAGCCAGCAAGATGACGATGGCGAAATGAATGACCAGGCTCACCGCCCAGGCGGGAGTCTCATGGATCGCCAGACCGCGAATCTTGTCGACCAGTGGCTCATCCTCGGTCGAGTCCATTTCGACCATCGGCTCGGCCTCGACCGGTTTCTCAACAACGGGAATGTCGGGATGCCAACGG includes:
- a CDS encoding sigma-54-dependent transcriptional regulator, yielding MPKLLVIDDDRTVHRLVEKTFEDMDVSVLSCGTAEDGLEMIRSEDPDALLLDIMLHEANGLELATQIRHLDPKLPIIFITAMNDSDTAIQAMSRGAYDYLLKPLNKQDVQDLVERAFDTRRLMQSPVHMQEAAPTAEKGDLLVGRSQGMLDVYKKIGRVAPQDVAVLILGESGTGKELIARAIYHHSSRRNECFMAINCAALSDTLLESELFGHEKGAFTGADRRHIGKFEQCNGGTIFLDEIGDMSPSTQSKVLRLLQEQKFERVGGTETIETDVRIISATNRDLEQMIEDGEFRLDLYHRLNTFQINLPPLRERGDDVRLLLEHFLSRFNKALNKQVSGISDDAVNLLLGYSWPGNIRELQAVLRKAMLMAMGPVLVPEFFPAELHENGSAEAPISAESTESDSGSDFRRFLRTLEASDSTEMYAEALEWMERQLLTRVLTVTEGNQSKAAEKLGITRGSLRNKIRSLNISIDHVINSDD
- a CDS encoding DUF1328 domain-containing protein, with the translated sequence MLSWAIMFLVIALIAAVLGFGGVAGAATGIAKILFFVFLVLFLISLVSGAVRRPVS
- a CDS encoding response regulator, with protein sequence MSLNTPTGRLWDERLRSILDASPDAIIAIDDAGAIVDWNAQANITFLWPEQLSRLRLTDLFKTEDLQEIISSLRTLTDTESSGQRIELVARRADGKLLPVELSLSRVSIGGQIYFNAFVRDITEWRQEEEIHSKKLLEAELLTQATSHAVTSETFVESLQRLLNLICTQIKWPFGHVWMPYDSGLMLSSSHIWHTDSEHDISDFVEKTQATHFRYGEGLPGTIWKRREPVWMEEAEISAMIRMRSYEGIPIRSAFGFPVIADGDVVTILEFFHTEKVEQDQALLDIVRRVGVEMGKIAQSRRFEQQRARLAAIVDSSYDAIIGKSLGGRITSWNYGAELVYGYSAEEAVGQTTGIILPEDQEDEEPEILEAITLGRRLEEFETVRVRKDGRKIAVSVTMSPVVDSTGQVVGSSTIERDITERRRAEEELQRARDSAIRASRTRAEFLANVSHELRTPMNAIIGMTSMALDEELTPQLRDYLTTANDSAHSLLTLLNDILDFSKLESGKFSIVKENFNLADIVEESIKTLSSQAFAKGLELVCRIPRDLPREVIGDGIRLRQVLTNLISNAIKFTEQGEVVVAVEVVRIWPDEARFRFSIRDTGIGIPVEEQQRILEPFTQVDSSSTRVHGGTGLGLAISSELLRMMGGRLSLQSELGEGSHFSFRLSFDLPVSQNMDTIDSLPFDKLRDLPVLVVDDNATNRKIIAETLTTWGMKPLTANDAQQAIGILQQNLDNNMSFPLIIVDALMPGMDGYELSREVRKLRPDSESPVILMVSSADRREFKENEASTEIAAFVQKPVTQTDLIRSILRAMRLTTPQSAAPAPPAGSGVPLASLSVLLAEDTPANQKVVTTMLKKRGHSVTVAQNGREAVELFKQQPFDVVLMDVQMPILDGFQATSVIRALERGADSNTPIIAMTAHAMRGDREKCLEAGMDAYVAKPLDVKQLLGLIESVAEDRYSPKSDDPEEEREESFGTRSTPIIDYAGAMKRLGDDAELFQEFIVYYDEDAKQLLLQIEEAIQSQSTGDLHRAAHNLKGLASNLGAQRVVNASHSLERIGKNQELAKAADALKLLKSEMECLDTALQNYRP
- a CDS encoding DUF3309 family protein — translated: MGLLEIVLLIVLIMILLGAIPYWPHSRSWGYAPSGGIATILVIVLLLILLF
- a CDS encoding PA2169 family four-helix-bundle protein yields the protein MSLETKTKLTSETISIVQELVKINVDSRDTFQELADATGNASVAIMFRELASERNRNVAELESLLNFNREKPDESASVAATYHRIVIGLRSALGAGTATMLSEAESAEDKIQNKYEEVLKREPGSAVSDILQRQYSAVRAAHDRVRAIRDAHRRAT
- a CDS encoding YqaE/Pmp3 family membrane protein; the protein is MTAVAKNEGTADIIRILLAIILPPVGVFFEVGLGLHFWLNILLTLFGYIPGIIHAVWVILRK
- a CDS encoding prenyltransferase/squalene oxidase repeat-containing protein, with the translated sequence MTGDDKTSPNNSQDAGKSGEDKTPGGQGPKKAPISFGSAPASTDAWNVVPTSSPPASNPNAQPLNTPAPKKTNKAPLSPQAPQAPSSPAPKPEASPKPVETTAQPPAAKKPKPVEGIPAAPPAKKPAPKAEQKPTPKPAEKKPKAKPVAKEATAAASTEAQSPSKPVESKAPAKKPQEPKPKPKQPAPQPAAEAPHAEEHGKKHRWHPDIPVVEKPVEAEPMVEMDSTEDEPLVDKIRGLAIHETPAWAVSLVIHFAIVILLALFTVATYHEETHTVEATYSEELGEQLEHDILVLDTEEFEVDANSGALETLIDSNEMPMPKSLMNVELIGTEAAKLDERDTPGVDLKARGDGATRRVLLKAYGGNATTEQAVADALDWLKRHQMKDGSWSLKGDYEDGSSIENKVSATAMALLAFQGAGHTDRAGTHAATVEKGWKYLFRQLDADGSFLQGGSIPNQHRPYTQAQATIALCELYAMTADPELKPKAQAAINYCLQWQAPEGGWRYTPGIESDLSVTGWFLMALQSARMGKLDVPEDALVNVDKFLGTVASKPMEGQEFALGSRYQYRDSRAEKATPTMTAEGLLCRQYRGWNQDDPRLVEGMDYLLDNPIKWEEPDVYYWYYATQVAHHLEGDAWRNWNKDMRQIIPENQEKRGREKGSWDPARDDNGVKAGRLFMTCLCTYMLEVYYRHLPIYSKQYFTGG